In a single window of the Proteiniborus ethanoligenes genome:
- the recN gene encoding DNA repair protein RecN translates to MLLEINIENFAIIDNLRVDFTKGLNVLTGETGAGKSIVIDAISLVLGGRADKDFVPTGCEKASIEALFCLETPHYIYEILDVYGIQKEADNTLLLTREIFDTGRSTSRVNGRTVTLSMLNNITSKLIDIHGQHDHQSLLKSDKHCDFIDSLGDEKIINIKGKVKSEYEIIRSLKSKLKSLCQNEMEKERKIDLLKFQIEEIDDASLKDGEDELLLSEYNILSNAENIVKSLTESITILDSDYHGNKPILDQLNNIYVSLNRLSKISTDISNFSNTIESVIYQLQDVTRDIRHYNETVEYNPEKIKIIEDRLDLINKIKRKYGNTIDKVLKYRDEISNELEELLNCEEEIREITNKIQKHENYLNTLCEELTLERTSISSKFESAIIKELSELNMPKVKFKVKLEKLEQFTPNGIDRIEFMISTNPNEPLKPLSKIVSGGEMSRIMLGFKSILAERDEIPTLIFDEIDSGISGRTAQIVGEKIAKISNTHQIICITHLPQIAALADSHYLIDKKIEKNKAITHINKLDYNERIEELSRLLGGVNLTETTKKHAKEMIEMSKKIKGSI, encoded by the coding sequence ATGCTCCTCGAAATCAATATTGAAAATTTTGCAATTATTGATAACTTGAGAGTTGATTTCACAAAAGGTTTAAATGTATTAACTGGAGAGACGGGTGCAGGAAAATCTATAGTTATAGATGCTATATCTTTAGTATTAGGTGGAAGAGCGGACAAAGATTTTGTGCCTACTGGATGTGAAAAAGCATCAATTGAAGCCTTGTTTTGTTTAGAAACTCCACACTATATATATGAGATACTAGATGTATACGGTATACAAAAAGAAGCTGATAACACTTTACTTCTTACAAGAGAAATATTTGATACTGGAAGAAGCACCTCTAGGGTAAATGGAAGGACTGTCACCTTAAGCATGTTAAACAACATAACTAGTAAGTTAATAGACATACACGGACAACATGATCATCAATCTCTTTTAAAAAGTGATAAGCATTGTGATTTCATTGATTCATTAGGTGATGAAAAAATTATTAATATTAAAGGAAAAGTTAAAAGTGAATATGAAATAATACGTTCCTTAAAAAGCAAACTAAAGTCTTTATGCCAAAACGAAATGGAGAAAGAAAGAAAAATAGATTTATTAAAATTTCAAATAGAAGAAATTGATGATGCTAGTCTTAAAGATGGAGAGGATGAACTATTATTATCAGAATATAACATCTTATCAAATGCTGAAAACATTGTAAAGTCCTTAACTGAATCTATTACAATATTAGATTCGGATTATCATGGGAACAAACCTATTTTAGATCAGCTAAACAATATTTATGTAAGCTTAAATAGATTATCTAAAATTAGTACTGATATTTCTAATTTTTCTAATACAATTGAATCGGTTATTTATCAACTTCAAGATGTAACTAGAGATATAAGGCATTATAACGAAACAGTAGAGTACAATCCAGAAAAAATTAAAATCATTGAAGATAGACTAGACTTAATAAATAAAATTAAACGAAAGTACGGTAATACAATAGATAAGGTTTTGAAATATCGTGATGAAATCAGTAATGAATTAGAAGAATTATTGAACTGTGAAGAAGAAATAAGAGAAATAACAAATAAGATACAGAAACATGAAAATTATTTAAATACTTTATGCGAAGAGCTAACCTTAGAAAGGACAAGCATATCTAGTAAGTTTGAATCAGCAATAATAAAAGAGCTTAGCGAATTAAATATGCCTAAAGTTAAATTTAAGGTTAAGCTCGAAAAGCTTGAGCAATTTACACCAAATGGTATTGATAGAATTGAGTTTATGATATCTACAAATCCAAATGAACCATTAAAGCCTTTATCTAAAATAGTTTCTGGTGGTGAAATGTCAAGGATTATGCTTGGCTTTAAGAGTATTTTAGCTGAGAGAGATGAAATCCCCACATTAATATTTGATGAAATTGATTCTGGAATAAGTGGTAGAACAGCCCAAATAGTAGGAGAAAAAATAGCTAAAATTTCAAATACACATCAAATTATATGTATAACTCATTTACCGCAGATTGCTGCTCTTGCGGACAGTCATTATCTAATTGACAAAAAAATTGAAAAAAATAAAGCTATCACACATATTAACAAGCTTGACTATAATGAAAGAATTGAAGAGCTTTCTAGATTGTTAGGAGGAGTCAACCTTACAGAAACTACCAAAAAACATGCTAAAGAGATGATCGAAATGTCAAAAAAAATAAAAGGAAGCATCTAA
- the spoIVB gene encoding SpoIVB peptidase, with protein sequence MSRYRKFIFFALLLTLIVYSIQILNIVRFPSQIDIMKGDSKDLSFFFPFSLELMEDSINIVKIDNNKEKSNIALRNSYKLESTNNGIADIKLKLLGIFPIKHVRVNVVENVHIIPGGEAIGVKLNTKGVLVVATSEISGIDGKIYNPAKNAGIRVGDSITMIDGIKVENADHVIHILNSIKDKKISIQIERNNIVYHTEVIPVKSKQDNSYRLGIWVRDKTAGIGTLTFLEPNSMKFGALGHAITDIDTGTLMKVENGEIMRAKVSSIEHGKKGSPGELRGIFFETKDVLGKIENNTNFGIYGTIHDENLTNQKTPLPIGTQSEVRIGKAHILANVEGDRVDKYEVEIIKLERQNVPQSKSMIIKITDDRLIEKTGGIVQGMSGSPILQNGKIVGAVTHVFVNDPTKGYGIYIEWMLKEAGIITNNNADFAKTK encoded by the coding sequence ATGTCTAGATATAGAAAGTTTATATTTTTTGCTTTGCTCCTAACCTTAATAGTATATTCAATTCAAATATTAAATATTGTTAGGTTTCCTTCTCAAATAGATATAATGAAAGGTGATAGTAAAGATTTAAGTTTTTTCTTCCCATTTTCTTTAGAATTAATGGAAGACTCTATCAATATAGTAAAAATTGATAATAATAAAGAAAAATCAAATATTGCATTGAGAAACTCCTATAAGCTAGAATCAACTAATAATGGAATAGCAGACATAAAACTAAAATTATTAGGTATTTTTCCTATAAAACATGTAAGGGTAAATGTAGTTGAAAATGTTCATATAATACCTGGCGGAGAAGCTATAGGAGTTAAACTAAACACTAAAGGAGTATTAGTAGTAGCTACATCTGAGATATCAGGCATAGATGGCAAAATATATAATCCTGCCAAAAATGCTGGCATCAGAGTTGGCGATTCTATTACTATGATAGATGGAATTAAAGTTGAAAATGCTGATCATGTAATCCATATTTTAAATAGTATCAAAGACAAAAAAATTAGTATTCAAATTGAAAGAAACAATATAGTATATCATACAGAAGTTATTCCAGTAAAAAGTAAGCAAGACAATAGCTATAGATTAGGAATATGGGTTAGAGATAAGACTGCTGGAATAGGAACATTAACTTTTCTCGAGCCAAATTCTATGAAATTTGGTGCTCTCGGTCATGCTATAACAGATATTGACACAGGAACCTTAATGAAGGTAGAAAACGGAGAAATAATGAGGGCTAAAGTATCTTCAATAGAACATGGCAAAAAAGGTAGTCCAGGTGAGCTAAGAGGTATATTTTTTGAAACAAAAGATGTTTTAGGAAAAATCGAAAATAATACCAACTTTGGAATATATGGCACAATTCATGATGAAAATTTAACGAATCAAAAAACCCCGTTACCCATAGGAACTCAAAGCGAAGTAAGGATTGGCAAAGCTCATATACTTGCAAATGTTGAAGGAGATAGGGTAGATAAATACGAGGTTGAAATAATTAAATTAGAGAGACAGAATGTTCCACAATCAAAGAGTATGATCATTAAAATAACAGACGATAGATTAATCGAAAAAACTGGTGGAATTGTTCAAGGAATGAGTGGAAGTCCTATATTACAAAACGGAAAGATTGTTGGAGCAGTTACACATGTTTTTGTTAATGATCCAACAAAAGGCTATGGAATCTATATTGAATGGATGTTAAAAGAAGCAGGAATAATTACAAACAATAATGCTGATTTTGCAAAAACTAAATAA
- the spo0A gene encoding sporulation transcription factor Spo0A, whose protein sequence is MKNEKISILIADDNKDFCSILEEYFSTQDDVEVVGIAKDGVEALELINQKKPDVLVLDIIMPHLDGLGVLEKLHSTELEKFPKVIILSAVGQDKITQRAINLGADYYVVKPFNFEIFMKRIRQVTGNTPAIIERRKQIEIPTGLINTPNTNKSLEAKITNIIHEIGVPAHIKGYLYLREAISMVVDNIELLSAVTKELYPNIAKQFNTTPSRVERAIRHAIEVAWSRGKVDTINNLFGYTVNTDKGKPTNSEFIAMVADKLRLEQKIS, encoded by the coding sequence ATGAAAAATGAAAAGATTAGTATTTTAATTGCTGATGACAACAAGGATTTTTGTAGCATTTTAGAAGAATATTTTTCAACACAGGATGATGTAGAGGTAGTTGGAATTGCAAAGGATGGAGTAGAGGCTTTAGAATTAATAAACCAAAAAAAGCCAGATGTATTAGTGTTAGATATAATCATGCCTCATCTAGATGGATTGGGGGTACTAGAAAAGCTACACTCCACAGAATTAGAAAAGTTTCCTAAGGTAATTATACTATCAGCCGTTGGACAAGATAAAATTACACAAAGAGCTATTAATTTAGGTGCTGATTATTATGTTGTAAAGCCTTTTAATTTTGAAATTTTTATGAAGAGAATAAGGCAAGTTACGGGTAATACGCCAGCTATTATTGAAAGAAGAAAGCAGATTGAAATTCCTACCGGGCTTATTAACACACCAAACACAAATAAAAGTCTTGAAGCTAAAATAACTAATATAATACACGAAATAGGAGTTCCTGCACATATAAAAGGATATTTATATTTAAGAGAAGCAATAAGTATGGTGGTGGATAATATTGAACTATTAAGTGCAGTTACCAAGGAATTATATCCTAATATAGCTAAGCAGTTCAACACAACACCAAGCAGAGTTGAAAGAGCTATCAGACACGCAATAGAAGTTGCATGGAGCAGAGGGAAAGTAGATACGATAAATAATCTATTTGGATATACAGTGAACACAGACAAAGGAAAACCTACTAATTCGGAGTTTATTGCAATGGTAGCTGATAAATTAAGACTTGAGCAAAAGATATCATAA
- the steA gene encoding putative cytokinetic ring protein SteA, whose amino-acid sequence MYIKGNLKKDRKTKNLVKRLRAGDIAIIDHKDIDEIAAISLVESKVKCVLNLNKSISGKYPNKGPSILVDAGIILLESKNKEIFDVVCEGEELEINNNLILYKDKVIGNFEELDSNKIKELLSIGYSNIEKELDKFIENTLEYAKKEKELVLEKGNIPKVKTKINGRHVLVVVRGKDYKKDLLAIQNYISEVKPVLIGVDGGGDALLEFGLTPDILIGDMDSVSDKCLRLSKEIIVHAYTDGRAPGLQRVNALGLDAKIFPSAGTSEDIAFLLAYYNNVDLIVAVGTHSNMIDFLEKGRSGMSSTFLVRLKVGSKLVDAKGVNMLYRSSLKPKYVVGLGIAALIPIIVLTLMFPPMKELIKLIQIRLRILFGFRR is encoded by the coding sequence ATGTATATTAAAGGAAATTTAAAAAAAGATAGAAAAACTAAAAACTTAGTAAAAAGATTAAGAGCGGGAGACATAGCAATTATTGATCATAAAGATATTGATGAAATAGCTGCCATCTCACTAGTTGAATCTAAGGTAAAATGCGTATTAAATTTAAACAAATCAATTAGTGGGAAATATCCTAATAAAGGACCTTCAATATTAGTAGATGCAGGAATAATATTATTGGAGAGCAAAAACAAAGAGATATTTGATGTCGTATGTGAAGGAGAAGAGCTTGAAATAAATAATAACCTTATTCTTTATAAGGATAAGGTTATTGGAAATTTTGAAGAATTAGACAGTAATAAAATAAAAGAGCTATTAAGTATTGGATATAGCAACATAGAAAAAGAATTAGATAAGTTCATTGAAAACACTTTGGAGTATGCAAAAAAAGAGAAAGAATTAGTTCTTGAAAAGGGTAATATCCCTAAAGTTAAAACAAAGATTAATGGAAGGCATGTTTTAGTTGTTGTAAGAGGTAAAGATTATAAAAAAGATTTATTAGCTATTCAAAACTATATAAGTGAAGTTAAACCTGTCCTGATAGGAGTTGATGGGGGTGGAGATGCACTATTAGAATTTGGTCTTACTCCAGACATATTAATTGGAGATATGGATAGTGTTAGTGATAAGTGTTTAAGATTATCTAAAGAGATAATTGTTCACGCATATACAGATGGGAGAGCACCAGGACTCCAAAGAGTAAATGCTCTAGGCTTAGATGCGAAGATTTTTCCATCAGCAGGAACAAGTGAAGATATTGCTTTTTTATTAGCCTACTACAATAATGTGGATTTAATAGTAGCTGTTGGAACTCATAGTAATATGATAGATTTTTTAGAAAAAGGTAGAAGTGGCATGTCTAGCACATTTTTAGTTCGACTCAAAGTAGGCTCTAAGCTAGTAGATGCAAAAGGGGTTAATATGCTTTATAGAAGTAGTCTTAAACCAAAATATGTTGTAGGATTAGGAATAGCAGCACTTATTCCTATAATAGTTTTAACCCTTATGTTTCCACCAATGAAAGAGTTAATTAAGCTTATTCAGATTAGACTTCGCATACTATTTGGCTTTAGGAGGTAA
- a CDS encoding copper transporter — protein MLGNIKYYVVTVVSIFLALAIGIYIGFMFDAQDIMMSQKEDIVSQLENSFNYLREETETVKKEIIRVTKEKEQLVEFNRAVYGELIKDRLSGIKIAVIETSDDYIYNNIVQTIELAGAEVVSITTIKDNFSLDLDVLDRIFKESKGVEKTEKDIVKQVIDFITEGIIKGEDNGLIEILAAEGLVDYTSNYAAPVDYMVIAGGRKGKDYSRFETIDKRIIDICKKNEVPIIGIEKEEVEISYIEKYKDNRISSVDNIDSILGKVAFVFAIDGRPGNYGVKPSAESLVPELSKDNFY, from the coding sequence ATGTTGGGTAACATTAAATACTATGTAGTAACTGTAGTTTCCATATTCTTAGCACTTGCCATAGGTATTTATATAGGCTTTATGTTTGATGCTCAAGATATAATGATGTCACAAAAAGAAGATATAGTTTCACAATTAGAAAACAGTTTTAATTATTTAAGAGAAGAAACAGAAACAGTAAAGAAGGAAATAATAAGAGTGACAAAAGAAAAGGAACAATTAGTGGAATTTAATAGAGCTGTTTACGGGGAGCTAATCAAGGATAGGCTTAGTGGCATAAAGATAGCTGTTATTGAAACAAGCGATGATTATATATACAATAATATTGTTCAGACAATAGAGTTAGCGGGAGCAGAAGTAGTTTCTATAACTACTATTAAGGACAATTTTAGCCTTGATTTAGATGTACTAGATAGAATATTTAAAGAATCAAAAGGTGTTGAAAAGACAGAAAAGGATATTGTAAAGCAAGTTATTGACTTTATTACTGAAGGTATTATAAAGGGAGAAGACAATGGTTTAATAGAAATACTTGCAGCAGAAGGCCTGGTGGATTATACTTCAAATTATGCTGCACCAGTAGATTACATGGTAATAGCTGGAGGAAGAAAAGGAAAGGACTATTCAAGATTTGAAACTATAGATAAGAGGATTATAGATATTTGTAAAAAAAATGAAGTGCCTATTATTGGGATAGAAAAAGAGGAAGTTGAAATCTCATATATTGAGAAATACAAAGATAATAGGATTTCATCAGTAGATAATATAGATAGTATTTTGGGGAAAGTAGCATTTGTTTTTGCCATTGATGGAAGACCAGGCAATTATGGAGTAAAACCTAGTGCAGAAAGCTTAGTTCCAGAATTATCAAAAGACAATTTTTATTAA
- a CDS encoding glycosyltransferase family 2 protein yields MHNFKPRIVAVIPVYNEENSIIDTVKKIKDIKLIDEIVVVNDGSTDKTREKISKLDVTSIELEKNRGKGYAINTAIEKVRFDYLVLIDGDLGNTSHEIIKLLIPALNGEADVIIARFKSPKIKGGFGLVKNLANKGVYYYTGKKITSTLSGQRVYKSNVIDSIDYIPSRFGIEVAMTIEALRKGFTIKEVDVDMTHRETGRNLKGFIHRGRQFLDVLITLIILLFRR; encoded by the coding sequence ATGCATAATTTTAAACCTAGGATTGTAGCAGTAATACCCGTCTATAATGAAGAAAATTCTATTATAGATACTGTAAAAAAAATAAAAGACATAAAGCTAATAGATGAGATCGTAGTTGTAAATGATGGTTCCACAGATAAAACACGAGAAAAAATAAGTAAGCTTGATGTCACTTCTATCGAATTAGAAAAAAATAGAGGTAAAGGTTACGCAATTAATACTGCAATTGAAAAGGTAAGATTTGATTATTTAGTATTGATAGATGGAGATTTAGGAAATACTAGCCATGAGATAATTAAGCTTTTAATACCAGCTTTAAATGGTGAAGCTGATGTCATAATCGCAAGATTTAAAAGCCCAAAAATAAAAGGCGGATTTGGTCTAGTAAAAAATCTAGCTAATAAAGGAGTCTATTATTATACTGGAAAAAAAATAACTTCTACATTGTCAGGACAAAGGGTTTATAAAAGCAATGTAATAGATAGTATTGATTATATACCTAGTAGGTTTGGTATTGAAGTAGCTATGACAATTGAAGCATTAAGAAAAGGCTTTACCATTAAGGAAGTCGATGTAGATATGACACATAGAGAAACTGGAAGAAACTTAAAAGGATTTATTCATAGAGGAAGACAATTTTTAGATGTATTAATTACTTTAATAATATTATTATTTAGAAGGTGA